AGGGTCAATAATCAACACCATAACCTTGTTGTAGCTGCTACTGGAACTGGAAAGACTGTAATCGCAGCCTTTGATTTTCAACGCTTCTTTCAGAAAAAGCAAAAGCAGGCCAGACTCTTGTTTGTGGCCCATCGCCAGGAAATTTTAGAACAGGCCCTGGATACTTTTAGAAATGTTCTCAAAGATCACAACTTTGGCGATCTTCTTGTGGGCCAGCACCAAACTGAACAGGTAAATCATCTTTTCTGCTCGGTGGGCATGCTCACCAGCAGAAGGCTGTGGGAACAGGTGAGCAGGGATTTTTATGACTTTATCATTATTGATGAGGCCCATCACGGCACTGCAGCCAGCTACAGGCCAATATTCGACAACTTTGAACCTCAGGTTCTCCTGGGCCTGACCGCAACACCGGAACGCATGGACGGAGAAAACGTTCTGGCTGACTTCGGCAACCGCATTACTTCAGAAATCCGGCTGCCTGAAGCCCTGGAAGAAAAGCTGCTTTGTCCCTTTCACTACTTTGGCGTGGCTGATCCCATCTCTCTTAATGAGGATCGTTTCTGGAAAAGAGGCAAATATGACCTGGCTGAGCTGGACAGAATTTACACCGGCGCCCATGTTCTGGCCAGGAAGCGCCTGTATGTTGTGCTGGATGCCTTGAAGCGATACGAACCTGACCTGGATCAGGTCAAAGGCGTTGGTTTTTGTGTATCCATCAACCATGCACACTTCATGGCTAATATATTCAGCCAGCAAGACATACCTTCAGCTGCCCTGGTCTCTGGGGTTGACAACAACCAATGCCACAGCCTGCTTGAGCAGCTAAAATCCGGAGAGCTTACTTTTCTCTTCACAGTGGATAAGTTGAGCGAAGGTGTAGATGTTCCGGACTTAAACGTGGTCCTTTTTCTAAGACCCACTGAGAGCCTGACTGTATTCATGCAGCAGCTGGGACGTGGCCTGCGCCATGCACCGGCGAAGGATTGTCTGACCGTGCTGGACTTTGTGGGCCAGGCTCATAGAAAATATCGCATTGATACAAAATTGAAAGCGTTGTTGCCCAGACATCGCTTTTCCATTGACCATGAAGTGGAAATGGATTTCCCCCATCTGCCGCCTGGCTGTAGCATCCAGCTGGACCGAGTCTCCCGAAAGTATGTGTTGGAAAATATACGGGAAAACCTGCGCAACCTGGCAGTGCAGATCCCGGAGAGACTGCAGAACTTTGAAAATGAAACCGGAAAGCAGCTAACCTTTGGTAATTTTATCACCCACCATGATTACGAGCCGGAGCGCTTGCTGGTCAAAGAGACCTGGAGCGGCTGGAAGTCAAAAGTGCAATTATCAGAAATACCCAATGATCCTGATCTGAACCGCTTGAAAAAAGCATTGATCAGAATTGCCCAGATAAATGGTCCCTGGGAAATCGGCAGGCTGAGAAAAATCCTAAATAACTTGCAGGAAAAGGACATTGCCCAGGCCCTGGCAGCTGCCGGGGATTCAGCCATTGCAATGCACTACAGGATCTGGGCAGACAAGACTGACAACCTGGACATGTTCTCTCTGGAGGATTCATTTACCCGGCTTTCCAGGAATCCCACTATCCTTGCTGATATGGACGAAATACTTGCTTGGGCTGCCACCACTTCAAAGATCGGAGGCAAATCATTGGATCTCCCTTTTGAGAACTACCTGGAGCTTCATGCTAAGTATACCAGTCGGGATATCAACGCTGCCTTGGGCCTGGCAAATCTAGATTCAACAGGTCCGACAGGCATTGGCATACTGCATGCCAAACAAAATAAGACCTATGCCCTGCTGATCACATTTCAAAAAACAGAGCACGAGTTCTCCCCAACCACAATGTATGCTGACTATCCCATCAGCAGACAGCGCATTCACTGGGAGTCCCAATCCACCAATACCCAACAGGGCCAGACCGGCCAGAACCTCATCCATCACCGGGAAAAAGGTTACACTGTTCTTTTCTTTGTCCGGGAACAAAAGAAAAGCCTTGGCGTTACCATGCCATTTACTTTTCTGGGACCTGGGGAGATGGTAAGCTATGAAGGGGAACGCCCCATCAAGATGGTTTGGGATCTGCACCATCCCATGCCGGTAGAAATGTTTGAGAATAATAGACTTGGAGGATAGTCGTGCTGATTAAAGACAGAATTCCACGAACAAAGGAAATTCAAGAGCTAAAAAAATTATTACAACTCCCATTGACATCACAACAACGCTTTTTGTTAAAACGAGAGCTATGTTTTATGATTTCAGGGGAGAAGGGTGAGCAGGATTCTGAGTACTTTATCAATTTTTACTACAAGCCGTCTAATAATTGGGTTGTACTGCACGATCTTAGGCTTGAACACAGTGGACAAAGTGCTCAAATAGATCATTTATTAATCAATAGGTTGATGGACTTTTATGTTCTTGAAACAAAAAATTTTTGCTATCATTTGAGAATTACAGAGCATGGTGATTTTTTGGTATCTGACGGAAAGGAAGAGCATGCCATTGAATCACCCATTGAGCAGAATAAGAGGCATATTCATCTTTTGCAGAAAGTAATCGAAAATAATGATATTATGCCAAAGAGGTTTGGTATTCCGATTATTCCGAGATTTAGAAGCTATGTTTTGATTTCTCCAAAATCAAAGGTAATTTGGCCAGATCGTTCTAAATTTGATACTAGTCACATTATTAAGGCCGATACGATGGAAAGTACAATTATGGATAATGCTGAGCGTGACTCAAAAAAGATTTTGGGTTCAATTAAGTCGATATCAAAGCTTTCCTCTTTGGACTCTATTACAAAGATTGCAAATAGATTAGTTCAGCTGCACAAGCCCTGCTCAATTGACTATAGAAAAAAATTCGGAATATTTGAGCAGCATAAAAGTAACGATAAGAATAAGTTGTCTAAGGTTAAGCAGAACGAGGCAGACTCTATTCAAGGCGAGTACTATTGCTACGAATGTCAGAAAGCAATCAGTCTAAAGGCAGCAAAATTTTGTTGGGCGGATAAAAGTCGGTTTAGCGGAAGGGCCTATTGTTTCTATTGCCAGCAAAATTTTTGATACGTGAGTAAAAAAGGTCCTTCGAGGTTTGAAGTGGAATTCGATTTTGATTAGTCGACCCTGAAAAATTGATATTTAAGCCTGTAAGGGCTGCCTGATTCTGTTTGCAAGGTTGAATATGGATAACCTGAGATGCCAGAAATAAGGGAAAAAACGGTCCCATTTCCGGAGCAGTTTCCTGAAACTAAACGCAGCGCCGGACATGAAGGCATTGGCGGCGTTACTGGTTGTCCTTTTGAGATGATTTTGTCCATTCGAAAATCATTTTTGACATGTCCTCTTCTCACCGGTCCTATGGCCACCCTTCGCCTTAAGCTCTGCATCATCTTCCTTTTATGATAGGGGCTGCCAGAGCTTTGCTGCGTTCAGGGTATCTTTTATGATACAACAATAGTCCGTCTAGACGTGAGCTGCTACGGATTCTAATGACAATAAGCGCAACCGGTGGAGGATGACCTGACACTTCCTGTGGAAAAGAGGGAGGCGCCGGCACCACTGCCAAAACCCATCTTATGCCGCCCTCTCACCCAGTGCGGGCAGTCGAAATCCCGCATATCCTGCATGAGACAAGCCGATCTGGCGATTGCGCATCCATCCAGGCAATCCATGTCGCCCGGAGGACAGAGGGCATCACACTGATCCCGCCTGTCATCGCAATGTCTCAGGATAACTCTGAAAGACTCATTGCAGCAGTTGTAGCAGGCTGGCAGATCCGGGCAGCCATGAATACAGTCAATGTAGGTGCCTGTTTGACCATGGGCAACCGGCACTACCATGAAAATCAGAACCAATGCAAAAAGAGCGCTCAGCAGCATTGCTTTAACTTTTTTCATGTTTTCTCTCCTTGGCATTTATGGATAGTGTACCTGAATACCGAATAAGCCTAAAACAGGATGGAGCCTTAAAAAGTGATTGCCTCCCTGCGGATTATTGCAGGGCGGCTTTATAAATTGCATACTTTATGCCAGATAGCAAACTCCTGGGTTCATGGCACTTGCAAAACTAGGCCTGCTTCCATGAAAGGTCTGTTTGCGCCAACCCTACTGGCACTGCCAACTTCAGGCCCATACAGGACAAGCCTATCAAGACCAGGGGGCTTTTCATGCAGAGACATCTTCAATTTCTGGCATCTGAACCATGGCTGAGTTTTTTTAATGCTTTATTGTTGCTGTAGAGACCAGACACTGAAAAACATGTTTTGGCTGACCGGGCATGACTTCCACTACACCGGCCTTGAATAGTTCCCCTGCTTTGACTGCCCTGGCTGGCCAGGCAGGCAGGATCTTGAAGATGGAAGGGTGCTTCATTTACTGAAAAAACGAGATTTTTTCAGTATGTCTCAAAAAACAGGCTTGATCTGGACTGATTTTTCTGCTCAAAGTTCACAGGTAGGAAAAACTGATACATGGATGAGTTTTTTCATAAAATACAGGGCTGTTTTATTCTTCATGAATACTGATTTTCTAAGCAGGCTTACCCGGCTGCGTACGGATGCAAACCGCAGCCTCTGGACAGAGGTTACTTTCTTCCGCGCCCCGCACAAGCCATTTCTGCTTTTATCGGTCATGGATATTGCCGCTCAGGGCCAGCTGACCTCGTCCTTTGTTGAACCCTCCTTTGATCTCATTGAACGCTTTGCCCGCTACTGGGATCTGGTCCAGCCGCCAGGCGGCCAAGATCGAATCACTCAAGACCCACAAGCGCGGCCTGATGCAGCAACTTTTCCCTGCGCTGGAGGCATCTTGACATCATGAACAACCTGATTCTTTACACCACTGAAGATGGCCTAAGCCGGATTGAGTTGCGGGCGGACCAGAACTCGGTCTGGCTGACACAGTCGGAGATGGCGGAGCTTTTCGATGCCACCAAGCAGAATATCTCTCTGCATTTGAAGAATATCTTCGAGGATGGGGAGTTGGATTCTGATTCAGTTGTCAAGGAATCCTTGACAACTGCCGCCGATGGAAAGCGGTACAAGACATTACTCTACAATCTGAACGCCATACTGGCCGTGGGATACAGGGTGCGTTCTCCGCGAGGAATGCAGTTCCGGCGCTGGGCTTCGGCCGTCCTCAAGGAGTATCTGCTCAAGGGATTCGTGATGGACGACGAACGGCTCAAGAATCCGGACGGCCGCCCGGACTACTTCGACGAAATGCTTGAACGCATCCGCGAGATTCGGGCCTCTGAGAAGCGTTTTTATCAGAAGGTACGGGATCTTTTCGCCCTCAGCAGCGATTACGACAAGACGGACCAGGCCACCCAGCAATTCTTCGCCACGGTCCAGAACCTCCTCATATACGCTGTTACGCGGCAAACCGCGGCCGAGCTCATCATGGAGCGGGCCGACAAAAATGATCCGCACTTCGGTCTTCTGCACTGGCAGGGCGAGAAGGTGCGCAAGCAGGACATTCTGATCGCCAAGAACTATCTGACCGAAGACGAGCTCGACACGCTGAACCGCCTTGTGGTGATCTTTCTGGAAACAGCGGAATTGCGCGCCAAAAACCGCCAGGAGACTCGGATGAGCTTTTGGAAGCAGAACGTGGATCAGATTATTACGTCCAACGGATTTCCCCTGCTCAACTACGCAGAGTCGGTCAGCCATGAGCAAATGAAGAAACACGCCTCAGCGCTGTACCTGGAATATGACCAGCAACGTAAAATAGAAGAAGCGAAAGAGGCCGACCTGCAAGACGATGCCGAGCTGAAAGCTCTTGAAGCAAAGATCAGGAAACGAAAGCAGTGATCCGGGCACTGAGTCAAGTCCTTGACTAGGCTTTCAGACTTAACCACGAGTTTTCTCCGAATAGTTCGTAATATCAATCTCCACTTTCAGACTTAACAGTAAATTTTGTGAAAAGATCAATTGATAACAGCATTATACTGCTGAAAGGCCTGTAGTACCCCACTTTATATTCTGCAGACGAGAGCATTCAGGATCTCGGCCTGGTCAGGAAAAGACTCCTCCTGAATTACAGCCAGCCAGGTCAGTGGCTGACACTTCCCTGCCCATTTTATTTTCTTTTCAGGCAGCCCTGTTCCAGGGCGAAGGCTAATGTTCCAGATGAGAACCCAGGATCAGAACCGGGTTTTTTGATATCTGGACTGATGTCTTATTCAGAACTATATTTTCTGTTACGTGAACACGCCGGGCATCAGCATGTCCGGCAGCTGTCCCGACTATTTTAAGGCATGGTTCAGGCATCTTTGCAGGTCATGCAGGCATGAAAAAAACAGAGGATAATGATGATAAGAATACTGGCTCTGGGCGACAGCCTGACCGCTGGCTACGGCCTGGCCCCGGAAGATTCCTTTGCATCCAGGCTGGAGCAGGCCCTTGACAATGAAGGCTGGGACATCCTGGTCATCAATGGCGGGGTGTCCGGAGATACGGCCCGGGATGGTCTGAGACGCCTTCCAGGACTTATGAAGCATGAGCCGGATCTGGTCATTGTCCAGTTCGGAGCCAATGACCTGTATGCCGGGCTGGCTGCAGCAGAGGTCAGGTCCAGTCTGGAGAGGATCATGGATATCTGCCTGGATTCCGGGGCCAGTGTTCTTCTGGCGGGCATCAAAGGCCTGCTGAACCAGGATGATGACTGGAGCCGGCAGTTTCAGCAGGTTTATGAACAGGTTGCCAGGTCAAGAAACATTCCGCTTGTCCCGGATTTTATGCCCGGCATACCAGGCAATCCTGATCTGACCCTGGCCGACGGTCTGCACCCAGGTCCGGCCGGGGTGGACATAATGGTGGCTAATATCCTGCCTTTGGTCCGGTCAATGCTCAAGAACCTCAGGCCAGGGTCTGTTGAAAAGAAGGAGGAAAATTGAGTCCAGACAGTCGGACCGGGCAGATGAATGATGCCTCGGTCCTGATCAGGCAGGGACAGTACGACCAGTCCCTGGACCGGCTGGTGGAAGAAATATTCACCCTGTTTCCCGGTCCAAGAAACACCAGCAAGGTGCTGGTCAAACCCAATATGCTTGGTCCCCATCCTCCGGAAAAGGGGGTGACCACTCATCCGGCCCTGGTGGGGGCAGTGATCCGGGTGCTCCGGGATCAGGGAGCCAGGGTGATGGTCGGGGATAATCCGGGCATGAGCGGATATGGCCGTTCCCGGAAAGCAGCCAGGGAGTGCGGACTCCTGGAGTGTGCCGGCCAGCATTATGAAAACCTGAGTCTAAGTCCGGTCCGGATAAAAACGGATTCAGCCCATTTTCAGGAAATCAGCATTTCCAGGCAGGTTCTGGAGGCGGACGAAGTTATCAACCTTCCCAAGCTCAAGACCCACTGCCTGACAGTGCTGACCGGAGCTGTAAAAAACACCTTTGGCTACGTGGTGGGTGCGGACAAGATGCGCATTCATGCTGCCTGCCCCACCCCGGCCCGGTTTGCAGAGGGCCTGGTGGATATTTACTGCATCCGTCCCCCTGAGCTGAATATAATGGACGGGATACTGGCCATGGAAGGAAACGGCCCGTCCAATGGAAAACCGGTATTTCTGGGTAGGGTCCTGGCTTCGACCAATGGTGTTACTCTGGATGCGGCAGCAGTCCATATGCTTGGTCAGCGGCCTGGTGCTGTTCCCCACCTGGATGTGGCAGGCAGGCGGGGACTGGGCGAAACTGATCCAGCCAGGATCAAAATCCTGGGCGAACAGAGTCCGGTCAGAGGCTTTGGCTTTCCCAGGACCTTTGTGCCCGGCCTGGTCGGAATTGTACTCAACAGATACCTGTCCAGGTGGACTGTCACCTTGCCGGAAATCGTGGCTGAACGCTGTACAGGCTGCGGAATCTGCGTTTCCCACTGTCCGGTGGAGGCCATGGTCCTGACCCCCGGAGGACCCGGCCTGGACAGGGGAAAATGTATCAGCTGCTACTGCTGCCAGGAAATGTGTCCGGAGAATGCGGTCAGGCTGTCAGGAAGATTCCTGAACCTTGTCCAGGGGAGATCCAGAAAGTGCAGATAACCGATGACATTCATATCAGTGAATCAGAGCTGGACTTTCAGGCTGTCCGGGCCAGGGGACCTGGCGGGCAGAATGTGAACAAGGTTTCCTCGGCTGTCCATCTTTTTTTTGACATCCAGGCCTCTTCTCTGCCCGAGCCTTGCAAGCAGAGACTGCTTGGACTCAGAGACCGGCGGATAAACTCCAGAGGGGTTGTGGTCATCAAGGCGGGCAGGAGCAGATCCAGAGAGAAAAACATTCAGGAAGCCCGGGAAAGGCTCAAGGAACTCATCCTGAAGGCAGTCAGAAAAAACAAGCCCCGCAGACCAACCAGGCCGACCAGGGTCTCCCGGCAGAAACGCCTGGACCAGAAGACCGGCAGGAGCCGGATTAAACAGATGAGGCAAAGGGTTGAACCTGAATAGAAACATCCGGATGATCCAGGATCAGTCAGGTTTCCGGATCATCCGGCAGCAGCGGCCAGGGAGGCAGTTATGAAGACCAGCCGGATCAAAAGGATTTTTCCAGAGGATCTCAAACAATTCACCACTGAGCATAAAGAAAAGGAGTATGTGCTGGTGGATGTGCGTCTGCCCGGGGAATACGAGCAGGAGCATATTCCCGGGGCCAGACTGATTCCTCTGCACGAACTGGAGACCAGACTGACCGAGATTGACCAGTCCGGAGCACCTCTATTTTACTGCAGCAGCGGAAAAAGATCCATGGCTGCAGCCACTCTGGCCCGGGACAGCGGCCTTTTTTCCGGGGAGGTATTCAGCCTGGAGGGCGGAATCAGTGCTTATGCAGGCAAGGTCCTGCCGGATTATCCCCGGGTGGACCTGTTTCAGGGTCTGGACAGCAGCCAGGACGCCCTGAAAAGGGCCATTGCCCTGGAAAAGGGAGCATACAGGCTATATCTGGGCTTCATGGACAGGGTCCAGGATGAAGCCATCAGAACCCAGCTCAGCAGGCTGGCCAGCCTGGAGGTTTCCCATGCCAGGATGATTTACTCCCGGGCAGGCGGGGTGTTTGACCAGGACTTTGAGGCTCTTTTTGACCAGGCTGATCAGGACCGGATTGAAGGGGGACTGGACCCAGACTCCTGGCTCCAGCAGCTGGATAAGGTCCAGCCCGGGGACATGTGTTTTTTTCTGCTGGAGCTGGCCCTGGAGATGGAGAGCATGGCCTATGACATGTACCGCAGTCTGGCAGAAGAGGACCTGCCAGGAGAACTCAAAGAGTGTTTTTTCAGGCTGTCGGAGCAGGAGAAATCCCATATGCGGCTGATCAGCAGGATCTTCAGGGATTGTCCGGGGCAGACTGACCAGGCAGATTATTTTGGATCCGGTCCAGGGGCCGGACCGGTCTGATCCCCATTTTTCGGGCTGTTTCAGGGTCCGGCCAGGCAGACATGACCTGAATGATCCGGCCGAGCTTTTCCCGGCCGGCGGTCTCTGGAAGGCAGGCCAGCATCTTCAGGGACCTGACCAGGTAGGACCGGTAGAGCAGGGAAACATTTTTTAAAACACCTGTGCCCAGGAGCAGATCATACAGGAAATGTTCTTCCT
This genomic window from Desulfonatronovibrio hydrogenovorans DSM 9292 contains:
- a CDS encoding DUF3427 domain-containing protein, with amino-acid sequence MTNKLAYGIYDALLDNHLQAILDQFPELRTVLGKIDAEEQPAKYADFVAKVVRQVLREETDSDRRLLICNAILAQLYDGTEQQVNIRQLVAGKKPVLLEITPPNYARSGIPRPHTPIFESSLFTGSPRDPQLVHELLAEMKSADAVDILISFIKWSGLRLLMPAFEDLRDRRVPVRLITTSYMGASDAPAVEWLARMPNVQARVSYDTQRTRLHAKAYFFKRDSGFSTAYIGSANMSHAAMTSGLEWNLKVTEQDMLHILEKFTAEFETYWNSREFIPFDPDDPGQLREAISRARTSKARAQVFFDLRPHPFQERILEELEQDRRVNNQHHNLVVAATGTGKTVIAAFDFQRFFQKKQKQARLLFVAHRQEILEQALDTFRNVLKDHNFGDLLVGQHQTEQVNHLFCSVGMLTSRRLWEQVSRDFYDFIIIDEAHHGTAASYRPIFDNFEPQVLLGLTATPERMDGENVLADFGNRITSEIRLPEALEEKLLCPFHYFGVADPISLNEDRFWKRGKYDLAELDRIYTGAHVLARKRLYVVLDALKRYEPDLDQVKGVGFCVSINHAHFMANIFSQQDIPSAALVSGVDNNQCHSLLEQLKSGELTFLFTVDKLSEGVDVPDLNVVLFLRPTESLTVFMQQLGRGLRHAPAKDCLTVLDFVGQAHRKYRIDTKLKALLPRHRFSIDHEVEMDFPHLPPGCSIQLDRVSRKYVLENIRENLRNLAVQIPERLQNFENETGKQLTFGNFITHHDYEPERLLVKETWSGWKSKVQLSEIPNDPDLNRLKKALIRIAQINGPWEIGRLRKILNNLQEKDIAQALAAAGDSAIAMHYRIWADKTDNLDMFSLEDSFTRLSRNPTILADMDEILAWAATTSKIGGKSLDLPFENYLELHAKYTSRDINAALGLANLDSTGPTGIGILHAKQNKTYALLITFQKTEHEFSPTTMYADYPISRQRIHWESQSTNTQQGQTGQNLIHHREKGYTVLFFVREQKKSLGVTMPFTFLGPGEMVSYEGERPIKMVWDLHHPMPVEMFENNRLGG
- a CDS encoding nuclease-related domain-containing protein — translated: MLIKDRIPRTKEIQELKKLLQLPLTSQQRFLLKRELCFMISGEKGEQDSEYFINFYYKPSNNWVVLHDLRLEHSGQSAQIDHLLINRLMDFYVLETKNFCYHLRITEHGDFLVSDGKEEHAIESPIEQNKRHIHLLQKVIENNDIMPKRFGIPIIPRFRSYVLISPKSKVIWPDRSKFDTSHIIKADTMESTIMDNAERDSKKILGSIKSISKLSSLDSITKIANRLVQLHKPCSIDYRKKFGIFEQHKSNDKNKLSKVKQNEADSIQGEYYCYECQKAISLKAAKFCWADKSRFSGRAYCFYCQQNF
- a CDS encoding virulence RhuM family protein, which codes for MNNLILYTTEDGLSRIELRADQNSVWLTQSEMAELFDATKQNISLHLKNIFEDGELDSDSVVKESLTTAADGKRYKTLLYNLNAILAVGYRVRSPRGMQFRRWASAVLKEYLLKGFVMDDERLKNPDGRPDYFDEMLERIREIRASEKRFYQKVRDLFALSSDYDKTDQATQQFFATVQNLLIYAVTRQTAAELIMERADKNDPHFGLLHWQGEKVRKQDILIAKNYLTEDELDTLNRLVVIFLETAELRAKNRQETRMSFWKQNVDQIITSNGFPLLNYAESVSHEQMKKHASALYLEYDQQRKIEEAKEADLQDDAELKALEAKIRKRKQ
- a CDS encoding arylesterase produces the protein MMIRILALGDSLTAGYGLAPEDSFASRLEQALDNEGWDILVINGGVSGDTARDGLRRLPGLMKHEPDLVIVQFGANDLYAGLAAAEVRSSLERIMDICLDSGASVLLAGIKGLLNQDDDWSRQFQQVYEQVARSRNIPLVPDFMPGIPGNPDLTLADGLHPGPAGVDIMVANILPLVRSMLKNLRPGSVEKKEEN
- a CDS encoding DUF362 domain-containing protein, translated to MSPDSRTGQMNDASVLIRQGQYDQSLDRLVEEIFTLFPGPRNTSKVLVKPNMLGPHPPEKGVTTHPALVGAVIRVLRDQGARVMVGDNPGMSGYGRSRKAARECGLLECAGQHYENLSLSPVRIKTDSAHFQEISISRQVLEADEVINLPKLKTHCLTVLTGAVKNTFGYVVGADKMRIHAACPTPARFAEGLVDIYCIRPPELNIMDGILAMEGNGPSNGKPVFLGRVLASTNGVTLDAAAVHMLGQRPGAVPHLDVAGRRGLGETDPARIKILGEQSPVRGFGFPRTFVPGLVGIVLNRYLSRWTVTLPEIVAERCTGCGICVSHCPVEAMVLTPGGPGLDRGKCISCYCCQEMCPENAVRLSGRFLNLVQGRSRKCR
- the arfB gene encoding alternative ribosome rescue aminoacyl-tRNA hydrolase ArfB translates to MQITDDIHISESELDFQAVRARGPGGQNVNKVSSAVHLFFDIQASSLPEPCKQRLLGLRDRRINSRGVVVIKAGRSRSREKNIQEARERLKELILKAVRKNKPRRPTRPTRVSRQKRLDQKTGRSRIKQMRQRVEPE
- a CDS encoding rhodanese-like domain-containing protein; this encodes MKTSRIKRIFPEDLKQFTTEHKEKEYVLVDVRLPGEYEQEHIPGARLIPLHELETRLTEIDQSGAPLFYCSSGKRSMAAATLARDSGLFSGEVFSLEGGISAYAGKVLPDYPRVDLFQGLDSSQDALKRAIALEKGAYRLYLGFMDRVQDEAIRTQLSRLASLEVSHARMIYSRAGGVFDQDFEALFDQADQDRIEGGLDPDSWLQQLDKVQPGDMCFFLLELALEMESMAYDMYRSLAEEDLPGELKECFFRLSEQEKSHMRLISRIFRDCPGQTDQADYFGSGPGAGPV